One Equus asinus isolate D_3611 breed Donkey chromosome 26, EquAss-T2T_v2, whole genome shotgun sequence genomic window carries:
- the LRFN1 gene encoding leucine-rich repeat and fibronectin type III domain-containing protein 1 — protein sequence MAPGPLSSASLSPPPAALPFLLLLWAGASHGQPCPGRCICQNVAPTLTMLCAKTGLLFVPPAIDRRVVELRLTDNFIAAVRRRDFANMTSLVHLTLSRNTIGQVAAGAFADLRALRALHLDSNRLAEVRGDQLRGLGNLRHLILGNNQIRRVESAAFDAFLSTVEDLDLSYNNLEALPWEAVGQMVNLNTLTLDHNLIDHIAEGTFVQLHKLVRLDMTSNRLHKLPPDGLFLRSQGTGPKPPTPLTVSFGGNPLHCNCELLWLRRLTREDDLETCATPEHLTDRYFWSIPEEEFLCEPPLITRQAGGRALVVEGQAVSLRCRAVGDPEPVVHWVAPDGRLLGNSSRTRVRGDGTLDVTITTLRDSGTFTCIASNAAGEATAPVEVCVVPLPLMAPPPAAPPPLTEPGSSDIATPGRPGANESTAERRLVAADLTSNSVLIRWPAQRPVPGIRMYQVQYNSSADDSLVYRMIPSTSQTFLVNDLAAGRAYDLCVLAVYDDGATALPATRVVGCVQFTTAGDPAPCRPLRAHFLGGTMIIAIGGVIVASVLVFIVLLMIRYKVYGDGDGRRVKGTSRSAPRVSHVCSQTNGAGAPQAPAPPAQDRYEALREVAPPAAAAPAVEAKATAAEPASAESEAALGRSLGGSATSLCLLPSEETSGEESLAAAGPRRSRSGALGPPASAPPTLALVPGGAPARPRPQQRYSFDGDYGALFQSHSYPRRARRTKRHRSTPHLDGAGGGAAGEDGDLGLGSARARLAFTSTEWMLESTV from the exons ATGGCTCCGGGCCCCTTGTCCTCCGCGTCCCTCTCACCGCCGCCCGCTGCGCTGCCCTTCCTGCTGCTCCTCTGGGCGGGGGCATCCCATGGCCAGCCCTGCCCCGGCCGCTGCATCTGCCAGAACGTGGCGCCCACGCTGACCATGCTGTGCGCCAAGACCGGCTTGCTGTTCGTGCCACCGGCCATCGACCGGCGCGTGGTGGAGCTGCGCCTCACCGACAACTTCATCGCGGCCGTGCGCCGCCGAGACTTCGCCAACATGACCAGCCTGGTGCACCTCACCCTCTCCCGCAACACCATCGGCCAGGTGGCCGCCGGCGCCTTTGCCGACCTCCGCGCCCTGCGCGCCCTGCACCTCGACAGCAACCGCCTGGCCGAGGTGCGTGGCGACCAGCTGCGCGGCTTGGGCAACCTCCGCCATCTCATCCTTGGCAACAACCAGATCCGCCGGGTGGAGTCGGCAGCCTTCGACGCCTTCCTGTCCACCGTGGAGGACCTGGACCTGTCCTACAACAACCTCGAGGCCCTGCCGTGGGAGGCCGTGGGCCAGATGGTGAACCTCAACACCCTCACCCTGGACCACAATCTCATCGACCACATCGCCGAGGGTACCTTCGTGCAGCTTCACAAACTGGTTCGCCTGGACATGACCTCCAACCGCCTCCATAAACTGCCCCCCGATGGGCTCTTCCTGAGGTCGCAGGGCACTGGGCCGAAGCCGCCCACGCCGCTCACGGTCAGCTTTGGTGGCAACCCGTTGCACTGCAACTGCGAGCTGCTCTGGCTGCGGCGGCTGACCAGAGAGGACGACCTGGAGACGTGCGCCACCCCTGAGCACCTCACCGATCGCTACTTCTGGTCCATCCCGGAGGAGGAATTCCTGTGTGAACCCCCGCTGATCACACGGCAGGCGGGGGGCCGGGCGCTGGTGGTGGAGGGCCAGGCGGTCAGCCTGCGGTGCCGCGCCGTGGGTGACCCTGAGCCGGTGGTGCATTGGGTGGCCCCCGACGGGCGGTTGCTGGGGAACTCGAGCCGGACCCGGGTCCGGGGGGATGGGACCCTGGATGTAACTATTACCACCTTGCGGGACAGCGGCACCTTCACCTGCATCGCTTCCAATGCCGCCGGGGAAGCCACGGCCCCGGTGGAGGTGTGCGTGGTGCCTCTGCCACTGATGGCGCCCCCGccggccgccccgccgcccctCACCGAGCCTGGCTCCTCTGACATTGCCACGCCTGGCCGACCTGGTGCCAACGAATCAACCGCGGAACGGCGGCTCGTGGCGGCCGACCTCACCTCGAACTCCGTGCTCATCCGCTGGCCAGCCCAGAGGCCAGTGCCCGGCATCCGCATGTACCAGGTCCAGTACAACAGCTCGGCGGACGACTCCCTGGTCTACAG GATGATCCCTTCCACCAGCCAGACCTTCCTGGTGAATGACCTGGCGGCGGGCCGCGCCTATGACCTGTGCGTGCTGGCTGTCTACGACGACGGGGCCACGGCGCTGCCGGCCACGCGAGTGGTGGGCTGCGTGCAGTTTACCACGGCTGGGGACCCGGCGCCCTGCCGCCCGCTGAGAGCCCATTTCCTGGGCGGCACCATGATCATCGCCATCGGGGGCGTCATCGTCGCCTCGGTCCTGGTCTTCATCGTTTTGCTCATGATCCGCTACAAGGTCTACGGGGACGGAGACGGCCGCCGCGTCAAGGGCACCTCCAGGTCGGCCCCGCGGGTCAGCCACGTGTGCTCGCAGACCAACGGCGCAGGCGCGCCGCAGGCCCCGGCCCCCCCGGCTCAGGACCGCTACGAGGCGCTGCGCGAGGTGGCGCCCCCGGCTGCTGCAGCGCCGGCCGTCGAGGCGAAGGCCACGGCGGCCGAGCCGGCTTCCGCGGAGTCGGAGGCGGCCCTTGGACGCTCCCTGGGCGGCTCGGCCACCTCGCTGTGCCTGCTGCCGTCCGAGGAGACCTCCGGGGAGGAATCTCTGGCCGCGGCGGGCCCTCGGAGGAGCCGTTCAGGGGCTCTGGGGCCGCCAGCTTCGGCGCCCCCGACTCTAGCTCTGGTTCCTGGCGGGGCGCCGGCCCGGCCGAGGCCGCAGCAGCGCTATTCGTTCGACGGGGACTACGGGGCGCTCTTCCAGAGCCACAGTTACCCGCGCCGCGCCCGGCGGACAAAGCGCCACCGGTCCACGCCGCATCTGGACGGGGCCGGCGGGGGCGCGGCCGGGGAGGACGGAGACCTGGGGCTGGGCTCCGCCAGGGCGCGCCTGGCCTTCACCAGCACCGAGTGGATGCTGGAGAGTACCGTGTGA
- the LOC106843266 gene encoding interferon lambda-1-like codes for MAAVRILVLVIAGLGLARAGPVPTSKPATTQRSCDIGRFKSLSPSELEAFKKAKDALENSLENWTCRSPVFPTTWDLRQLQVWERPVALEAELALTLKILAMVADSSLADILDRPLLTLRHIHSELQACVPARPTAGPRPRGRLHQWLHQLHEVQKKESWGCLEASVTFNLFRLLTRDLNCVASGDLCL; via the exons ATGGCTGCAGTGCGGATCCTGGTGCTGGTGATCGCGGGGCTGGGCTTGGCCAGGGCAGGTCCCGTCCCCACTTCCAAGCCTGCCACCACCCAGAGGAGCTGCGACATCGGCAGGTTCAAATCTCTGTCTCCGAGTGAGCTGGAGGCCTTCAAGAAGGCCAAAGATGCCTTG GAAAACTCGCTGGAGAACTGGACCTGCCGTTCCCCTGTCTTCCCCACAACCTGGGACCTGCGACAGCTGCAG GTGTGGGAGCGCCCCGTGGCCTTGGAGGCCGAGCTAGCTCTGACACTGAAGATCCTGGCGATGGTGGCTGACTCGTCCCTGGCGGACATCCTGGACCGGCCGCTTCTCACGCTGCGTCACATCCACTCTGAACTCCAAGCCTGT GTCCCTGCTCGGCCCACAGCAGGTCCCAGGCCCCGGGGCCGCCTCCaccagtggctgcaccagctccACGAGGTCCAGAAGAAG gaGTCCTGGGGCTGCCTCGAGGCCTCTGTCACATTCAACCTCTTCCGCCTCCTCACACGGGACCTGAATTGTGTCGCCAGCGGAGACCTGTGCCTCTGA
- the GMFG gene encoding glia maturation factor gamma, which yields MSDSLVVCEVDPELKEKLRKFRFRKETDNAAIIMKVDKDRQMVVLEEEFQNISPEELKMELPERQPRFVVYSYKYVHEDGRVSYPLCFIFSSPVGCKPEQQMMYAGSKNRLVQTAELTKVFEIRTTDDLTEAWLQEKLSFFR from the exons ATG TCCGACTCCCTGGTGGTGTGCGAGGTGGACCCCGAGCTAAAGGAAAAGCTGAGGAAATTCCGCTTCCGGAAAGAGACCGACAATGCAGCCATAATCA TGAAGGTGGACAAGGACCGGCAGATGGTGGTGCTGGAGGAGGAATTccag AACATCTCTCCAGAGGAACTAAAAATGGAGTTGCCGGAAAGACAGCCCAG GTTTGTGGTTTACAGCTACAAGTACGTGCACGAGGACGGCCGCGTGTCCTACCCCTTGTGTTTCATCTTCTCCAGCCCCGTGG GCTGCAAGCCCGAACAACAGATGATGTATGCAGGGAGTAAAAACAGGCTGGTGCAGACGGCAGAGCTCACAAAG GTGTTTGAAATCCGCACCACTGATGACCTCACCGAGGCCTGGCTCCAAGAGAAGCTGTCTTTCTTTCGTTGA